From Cherax quadricarinatus isolate ZL_2023a chromosome 95, ASM3850222v1, whole genome shotgun sequence, the proteins below share one genomic window:
- the LOC128703875 gene encoding arginine/serine-rich coiled-coil protein 2 has protein sequence MMDGSEDSDRGRKQGRSPRRRDLSPSRRCLDEARGRTSSSVKQDRGQHTLPSQSPRSIRRGRANSPGRQSPKQHRRSGRDNSPRRQNTSHESRDHRSNSRDHSPRRQNASCESREHRSNSRDHSPRRQNVSRESREHRSNSRDQSPVRLTTSHQGGNSTQQSPEKHQPGRRPRRGSHRRGRQHKQWEYRHPETAALEGETTTARLEVFSIILHVVALAAALSVMVPMAIVTSRWEVERKMCPLFVNKPPGFDHRWGWGNPDKTPCNMTAFLPIIEVVLSTTLLLFHSGLLNIWRLKGEPPAFAFTRIYTLVVLAIVALETLLAFAVAIILTEGFRHTCISFDLNLSWNEYVATCKENFDDRDEAYVMNQLHTFIKIVMALVGSWINVITTVLLTIVYVTRSKICSCELVCI, from the coding sequence TCCTCTGTCAAGCAAGATCGAGGGCAACACACACTGCCTAGCCAGTCCCCACGCTCGATACGGAGAGGAAGAGCTAACTCACCAGGACGGCAGTCACCAAAACAACATAGACGTAGTGGTCGTGATAACTCACCAAGAAGGCAGAATACTAGTCATGAGAGCCGTGATCATAGAAGTAATAGTCGTGACCACTCACCTAGAAGGCAGAATGCTAGTTGTGAGAGCCGTGAACACAGAAGTAATAGTCGTGACCACTCACCTAGAAGGCAGAATGTTAGTCGTGAGAGCCGTGAACACAGAAGTAACAGTCGTGATCAGTCACCAGTCAGGCTCACAACTAGTCACCAGGGTGGTAACAGCACACAGCAGTCACCAGAGAAGCATCAGCCTGGCAGGAGACCCAGGCGGGGTAGCCACCGCCGAGGTCGTCAACACAAACAGTGGGAGTATCGGCATCCTGAAACCGCCGCTCTCGAGGGCGAAACAACAACGGCTCGTTTAGAAGTGTTCAGTATTATACTTCACGTGGTGGCCCTCGCTGCAGCACTGTCTGTAATGGTGCCCATGGCTATCGTAACCTCTCGCTGGGAGGTGGAGCGGAAAATGTGCCCGCTGTTTGTCAACAAACCCCCTGGCTTCGACCATCGCTGGGGTTGGGGGAACCCAGACAAGACCCCTTGTAACATGACTGCATTTCTTCCCATTATCGAGGTGGTGTTATCCACTACATTACTCCTCTTCCACAGTGGGCTCCTTAATATCTGGCGCCTCAAGGGTGAGCCACCAGCCTTTGCCTTCACCAGGATATACACGCTGGTGGTGTTGGCCATTGTGGCCCTGGAAACCTTGCTGGCCTTCGCGGTAGCAATCATCCTGACTGAGGGCTTCAGACACACCTGTATCTCCTTCGATCTGAACCTCTCCTGGAACGAGTACGTCGCCACCTGCAAAGAGAACTTCGATGACCGTGACGAGGCATACGTCATGAACCAGCTGCACACCTTCATCAAAATTGTGATGGCGCTGGTGGGGTCGTGGATCAATGTTATCACAACAGTACTTCTAACAATCGTCTATGTGACGCGATCAAAAATTTGTTCTTGTGAGTTGGTGTGTATCTGA